In Natronomonas halophila, one DNA window encodes the following:
- a CDS encoding 30S ribosomal protein S8, translating into MATNDPLASALSGLDNAESVGHLDQTIQPASNEIGSVLEVFYDRGYIDGFQFVDDGKSGRFEVELKGAINECGAVKPRYSAGADEFEKWEKRFLPARDYGALIVTTSHGVMSHYEAREAGIGGQVIAYVY; encoded by the coding sequence ATGGCGACAAACGACCCACTGGCCAGCGCGCTCTCCGGCCTCGATAACGCCGAGAGCGTCGGCCATCTGGACCAGACGATACAGCCCGCCTCGAACGAAATCGGCTCGGTACTCGAGGTCTTCTACGACCGCGGGTACATCGACGGATTCCAGTTCGTCGACGACGGGAAATCCGGCCGATTCGAGGTTGAACTGAAAGGCGCGATCAACGAGTGTGGCGCCGTCAAGCCCCGCTATTCGGCGGGTGCAGACGAATTCGAGAAGTGGGAGAAACGGTTCCTCCCCGCCCGCGACTACGGGGCACTCATCGTCACGACGAGCCACGGCGTCATGAGCCACTACGAGGCCCGAGAGGCGGGCATCGGTGGCCAGGTGATCGCATACGTATACTGA